One stretch of Tepidibacter hydrothermalis DNA includes these proteins:
- a CDS encoding acetyl-CoA C-acetyltransferase produces the protein MKEAVVVSAVRTPIGNYGGSLKDIEARNLGTLVIKEALKKANVDSNEVDEVIFGCVLQGGLGQNIARQCSIDADIPESIPAITINKVCGSGLRSVSLAAQTILSGDNDIVVVGGVENMSKSPYILQNARWGYRMGDSDVKDMMIKDGLWDAFNNYHMGITAENLASKYSITREEQDEFAVKSQNKAEKAQLDGKFDDEIVPVIIPQRKKDPIVFDKDEFIKYGAKLEKVQKLRPAFKKDGTVTAANASGINDGAAALVIMSKEKCEELGLEPLATIVSYASKGVDPSIMGIGPVDAVKNALGKANLSIDDMDLIEANEAFAAQSIAVAKELNFDMRKVNVNGGAIALGHPIGASGARIFVTLLHEMKRRECSYGLATLCIGGGMGTAVVVKR, from the coding sequence ATGAAAGAAGCTGTAGTTGTCTCGGCAGTTAGAACACCTATAGGAAATTATGGAGGATCACTTAAGGATATAGAAGCTAGAAATCTTGGAACTTTGGTTATTAAAGAAGCTTTAAAAAAAGCTAATGTGGATTCAAATGAAGTTGATGAAGTTATATTTGGATGTGTTCTTCAAGGTGGTCTTGGTCAAAATATAGCTAGACAATGCTCTATAGATGCAGATATTCCAGAGAGCATTCCAGCTATAACTATAAATAAAGTATGTGGTTCAGGTCTTAGAAGTGTGTCACTTGCTGCTCAAACTATATTATCTGGGGACAATGATATAGTTGTAGTAGGTGGAGTTGAAAATATGTCAAAATCACCTTATATACTTCAAAATGCTAGATGGGGTTATAGAATGGGTGATTCTGATGTAAAGGATATGATGATAAAGGATGGGCTCTGGGATGCTTTTAATAACTACCATATGGGAATTACTGCTGAGAATTTAGCTTCAAAGTATTCTATAACTAGAGAAGAGCAGGATGAATTTGCTGTTAAGTCTCAAAATAAGGCTGAAAAAGCACAGCTAGATGGAAAGTTTGATGATGAAATAGTTCCTGTTATTATTCCTCAAAGAAAAAAAGATCCTATAGTATTTGATAAGGATGAGTTTATAAAGTATGGTGCTAAATTAGAAAAAGTACAAAAATTAAGACCGGCCTTCAAAAAGGATGGAACGGTAACGGCTGCAAACGCATCTGGAATAAATGATGGTGCAGCAGCTCTTGTTATAATGAGTAAGGAAAAGTGTGAAGAGTTAGGGCTTGAACCTTTGGCAACTATAGTTAGTTATGCATCAAAGGGGGTAGACCCATCTATAATGGGAATAGGACCAGTTGATGCTGTTAAGAATGCTTTAGGTAAGGCTAATTTGAGCATTGATGATATGGATTTGATAGAAGCTAATGAGGCTTTTGCAGCACAGTCTATAGCTGTTGCAAAAGAGTTGAATTTTGATATGAGAAAGGTAAATGTAAATGGTGGAGCAATAGCTTTAGGTCATCCAATAGGAGCATCTGGTGCTAGAATATTTGTGACACTTCTTCATGAGATGAAGAGAAGGGAATGTAGTTATGGGCTTGCTACTTTGTGCATTGGTGGTGGAATGGGTACTGCTGTTGTAGTTAAAAGATAA
- a CDS encoding DUF2971 domain-containing protein: MNDYEELKYGKNIIPEKYEELVGDLKESLELGFEQHIAFSCSFSKKRDLLSQWRAYGDDGAGFCIGFDKNKLIDFNKVNDYFDKDSLYCDSIYYDEDKYIKYIESLLKEFKGKNKKITNQEVSPFTAKLACCASQYKKDFYREEEEIRFVVVLNKEVFKEHLYEKIIKDFPFKVDYRFSKYGLAPYIELSLSNKNVKGSESKAFKEIILGPKNPSNERDIQDFLYVHGITNVDVKRSEGSYR; encoded by the coding sequence ATGAATGATTATGAAGAGCTTAAGTATGGCAAGAATATAATACCTGAAAAATATGAGGAATTAGTTGGAGATTTAAAAGAATCTTTAGAGTTAGGTTTCGAACAACATATTGCTTTTTCATGTTCATTTTCTAAAAAAAGAGATTTGCTTAGTCAATGGAGAGCTTATGGGGATGATGGGGCAGGTTTTTGTATTGGGTTTGATAAGAATAAACTGATAGATTTTAATAAAGTAAATGATTATTTTGATAAAGATTCTTTGTATTGTGATTCTATATACTATGATGAAGATAAATATATCAAATATATAGAATCTTTATTAAAAGAATTTAAAGGAAAAAATAAAAAAATAACTAATCAGGAAGTTAGCCCATTCACTGCTAAATTAGCATGTTGTGCTTCTCAATATAAAAAGGATTTTTATAGAGAAGAAGAGGAAATTAGATTTGTAGTTGTTTTAAATAAAGAGGTTTTTAAAGAGCATCTCTATGAAAAAATAATCAAAGATTTTCCTTTTAAAGTAGATTACAGATTTTCAAAATATGGATTAGCACCGTATATAGAATTGAGTTTAAGTAATAAGAATGTCAAAGGTAGCGAAAGCAAAGCTTTTAAAGAAATAATATTAGGACCTAAAAATCCTTCAAATGAACGTGATATTCAAGATTTTTTATACGTACATGGTATTACTAATGTTGACGTTAAAAGATCTGAAGGAAGTTACCGCTAA
- a CDS encoding mechanosensitive ion channel family protein, with the protein MNSILTYINGNDLVIKVFWTIIAFIAIMLSIKIINHIIYNNIDDNNKYYLVRKRVYYFFSSIFVVVCIFLWSNSGTSLTTYLGLVSAGIAIALKNLFSNIAAWVFIIIKKPFKVSDRISINNQKGDVIDIRMFQFSLMEVSSFENGEQSTGRIAIIPNHYIFSHSLINYNKGFKYIWSEIKVLITFESDWEKAKTILTDVSNKHSLHLSDEASRSVDEAKKNYMIHYNNLTPIVYTDVKESGIQLTMRYLCPPRQMRNTVNDIWEDILRIFRDEEDIQLAYPTTRVTRD; encoded by the coding sequence ATGAATTCAATTTTGACATATATAAATGGAAATGATTTGGTGATAAAGGTTTTCTGGACCATAATAGCTTTTATAGCTATTATGTTAAGTATTAAAATCATTAACCATATTATTTATAATAATATTGATGATAATAATAAGTATTATTTAGTTAGAAAAAGAGTGTATTATTTTTTTAGTTCTATCTTTGTTGTTGTTTGTATATTTCTTTGGTCGAATTCTGGAACTAGTTTAACAACCTATTTAGGGCTTGTATCAGCTGGTATTGCTATTGCTTTAAAAAATCTATTTTCAAATATTGCAGCATGGGTATTTATCATTATAAAAAAACCATTTAAAGTAAGTGATCGTATAAGTATAAATAATCAAAAAGGGGATGTTATTGATATAAGGATGTTTCAGTTTAGTTTAATGGAGGTATCATCTTTTGAGAATGGAGAACAGAGTACAGGGCGTATTGCTATTATTCCAAACCATTACATTTTTTCACATTCTCTAATTAATTATAACAAAGGGTTTAAATATATTTGGAGTGAAATAAAGGTACTTATTACTTTTGAAAGTGATTGGGAAAAAGCTAAAACAATTTTGACGGATGTAAGCAATAAACATTCTTTGCACTTATCCGATGAAGCCTCTAGAAGTGTAGATGAAGCAAAAAAGAATTATATGATTCATTACAATAATTTAACTCCAATTGTATATACAGACGTTAAAGAAAGTGGAATACAGTTAACTATGAGATACTTGTGTCCACCACGTCAAATGCGTAATACGGTGAATGATATATGGGAAGATATTCTTAGAATATTTAGAGATGAAGAGGATATTCAATTAGCTTATCCAACGACAAGAGTTACTCGCGACTAG
- a CDS encoding flavin reductase family protein — MKEIKYNELSKELLDQLQKGAFLNVKDNDGNVNTMTIAWGNLGFMWNKPVFTAMVRYSRHTYKLIENAKDFSVSFPLKGQLKEALSICGTKSGRDIDKFKESNIHAVDSKNINSPIIEECDLHIECKIVYKQEMDPKCIIDSEIKEKKYSTDDYHVLYYGEIVGTYINE; from the coding sequence GTGAAGGAAATAAAATATAATGAATTATCAAAAGAACTTTTGGATCAGCTTCAAAAGGGAGCTTTTTTAAATGTTAAAGATAATGATGGAAATGTAAATACAATGACAATAGCTTGGGGAAATTTAGGTTTTATGTGGAATAAGCCTGTTTTTACTGCCATGGTAAGATACTCAAGACATACATATAAATTAATAGAAAATGCTAAAGATTTTTCTGTAAGTTTTCCACTAAAAGGACAGTTAAAAGAAGCATTAAGTATATGTGGAACTAAATCAGGTAGAGATATAGATAAATTTAAAGAATCTAATATACATGCAGTAGATAGCAAAAACATAAATTCACCTATAATAGAAGAATGTGATCTTCATATTGAGTGTAAAATAGTTTACAAACAAGAAATGGATCCTAAATGTATAATAGACAGTGAAATAAAAGAAAAAAAATATTCAACTGACGATTATCATGTATTATATTATGGGGAAATAGTAGGTACTTATATAAACGAATAA